ACGGTCTCACGGTCTGGCTGGAGCGTCTTGCCGGAGCGAGTCAGCCGTTGGGTATGTTAACGTTGATTGATTTGACCCTTTGATGTTCCCCGTGTTTTCCGGAATATCAGAATCGACCGGATCGCTCGGAATGTCAGGAATGACTGATGACTTATCACGCGGTTGTTGCGTCTCGGAACGACGCCGATGTGGAGCTGGCCCAGCCAGGGCGGGTTGCGTTCCGGACTGATGCCGAAAATACACCCCTGCCCGAGGTACGCCGAGCCGGTCCAGCCCGAGGCGCGTCGCCTTCACCCCTACTATTTTAAACGCTTGAAAGAGCAAAAGTAACCGAAAACCCTTGAAAATGCATAATCGTACATTTATACTAGATTCAACTGTTACAATTGGTGCGTCGGCCGCACGCGCTGCTGCTGGCTGCTGTGAACCGTGGACGAGTCATCACGGCATCGGTGATTGGGCCAGCCCAGGCAATTCGCACCCCGTGAACGATTTGCAGTGCGAGGTCCCTAATATGGGAAACGGAGCTGTCAAAACGGCTTCTGGAAAATCGCGCCGAATCCAGCGAGAACGCCGCACGATCGAGGCGATGATCCGCATTTTCTGCCGCAAGAGGCACGGCCAGAAGACGCTGTGTCCGGAGTGCCAGGAGCTCCTCACCTACGCCATGTGCCGCCTTGACCGGTGCCCCTTCGGGGAGAATAAGACCACTTGTGTCCGGTGCCCCGTGCACTGCTACAAGCCGGACATGCGGGAATTGGTGCGGCAGGTGATGCGGTTCTCCGGTCCGTGGA
This is a stretch of genomic DNA from Thermogutta terrifontis. It encodes these proteins:
- a CDS encoding nitrous oxide-stimulated promoter family protein; translated protein: MGNGAVKTASGKSRRIQRERRTIEAMIRIFCRKRHGQKTLCPECQELLTYAMCRLDRCPFGENKTTCVRCPVHCYKPDMRELVRQVMRFSGPWMLLYHPYLTFRHYLDEWFIEPQPLRRRVSG